A single genomic interval of bacterium harbors:
- the rplL gene encoding 50S ribosomal protein L7/L12 codes for MSVVAEILEKIEGLTLLEASELVKLMEEKFGVSAAAPVAAVAVAAAPAEAVEEVTEFNVILESAGANKINVLKEVRTITGLGLKEAKDLVDSAPKPVKEGVKKEEAAEIKAKLEAVGATVSVK; via the coding sequence ATGAGCGTAGTAGCAGAAATTTTAGAAAAAATAGAAGGTTTAACATTATTAGAAGCTTCCGAATTAGTAAAATTAATGGAAGAAAAATTCGGCGTTTCAGCTGCTGCTCCTGTAGCTGCTGTTGCAGTTGCTGCTGCACCTGCTGAAGCTGTTGAAGAAGTTACAGAATTCAATGTAATTCTTGAAAGCGCAGGCGCTAACAAAATTAACGTTCTTAAAGAAGTTAGAACAATAACCGGTCTTGGCTTAAAAGAAGCAAAAGATCTTGTTGATTCAGCTCCAAAACCTGTTAAAGAAGGCGTTAAAAAAGAAGAAGCTGCTGAAATCAAAGCTAAACTCGAAGCAGTGGGAGCTACAGTTTCCGTTAAATAG